The genomic window ATGAGCCCTGTCCTGGACAGGTGCtccccaaaaaaggaaaggggtagAAGAGAACTAAAGGGAAACCAGGAGAGGGACTAGGGAGACAGTAACATTCTGGGAAGGGAGGAGACCCTGTCAAAGACGGGTCACAGAGGTGACAATGAGACTGGCGTTTTATCTGCCTACGTCATACCCAGGCGGTTGACCAGGATGGGCAGAGACTCCTCGCAGGAATGAGACGAGGGGGGTGGCCATCCTGACAGCCGGGGACCGAGATGGGGACAGAACAGACACAACCACAAGACCACCCACGACTACAAGACTCTACAATAAAAGCACCGATCAGTGCCATTATTCACATTATAAGGATAAAACATCACAGGCCAAAAAGGCGCCGTCAGGAATGTGGCACCCGCGGGGCTGCGGGATTTGAAACTCCAATGCTTTATGACCTATGTCAATGCCTCCCCTCCCGTCTTCTGCTTCCTTGGAAAGCTAACTGGGCAGGCTGTTAGGTGCCCACAACACCGGGGTCGTGCGCTGATTCCGGAAGCGGGGAATCAGAGCAGTGGTACAGGAAACAGTTTCCCCAGCAGCTGTAGCAGATGAGGAACAGGGCTGCCAGGAAAACCAAGGCACAAATTGTGCAAGGCTTCCGCTCCAGGAGGAAGCTGAGCAGGTAGAAGCCCATGAACATGGAGTGGCTGAACCACAGGGCGGGGTTGAGGGGCTTGGGGATGAGGAGGACGGGCAGCAGCCACTGGAGGCAATACATGATCTCTGCCGGGCAGGGCCTTCGCCAAGGCCGCCGGGCACCGCTGCAGGAACCGACCTAATGGGAGCCAGCGGGcgcgggcggctgccctccgcttTCTTCAACCCTCACTCTCCAGGAGCTGAGCCGCTGTGCTCTCTGGCTGTCAGCCCGGGATCACCAAGGCAGCAGGGATCCTGAAGAGAAAAGTCAACACAACAGACAGacaaaaaacagacagacagacagacaaaaaaaaaaaaaaaaacaggaacagAATGTATACTTATTTGGGAAAATGGATCATGGTCAACAACAGCAAATGTGAATGCCCTTTCCTCCCTGCCCACCCAGGGAAGACTACTCCTCTCCAAGTCACCATTTCGGGAAGCCTCCTGGGGTATCTCCCCTGGGCTTCCCGGGGACCTGGAGAGGGCTCTTCCAGCAGGTCCGGCACAGTGGACTGGCTTTGTCTGGGCCCTGCCCAGCAGAGATCATGTATCGCCTCCTGGGGCTGCGGCCCGTCCTCAAGGGGCCCAGACCTCACAATACCGCCCTGTGGTTCCACCGGACAGGCATGGGCTCCGTGCTGTGCCACCACGGAATAAGGACAGGGTTCTCTATCTAGTAGCTCTCATAGCAGGTGCACAGTGGAGAATTAAAGCAGTTAGTGGTGCGCTGCCTGCTGGAGATCGCAGGCAATGGATCCTTGCAAGCTCTGGGAAGCTGCAGTGGCAGCACCCCAAATAGTTGGTTTTAACATGGCAGCCTGGGATGAGCTTGCCTTTTTCAAATAGTCCGGTATCATTTGCCAAAACCAGCCACTTCTTCGAAAGTCAAcgtagaaaaaaaatcaccatagTACTTCGTCCAAACTGACCTCGCCTGGATCACTTACACTCTCCATCTGCTGCTGGCACTGTAGAGAACCTGACCTCTATGAGCTTTTaaccaaaattaattttctatccACATAGGGGCAAATGCCAGTTGGCCCCTGTGCCAGGCAGCTTGCTGGAAAGAGATGATCTTGAGCGGCGGGCCATCGGCGCACCAAGGCTGCGCTCCCAAACCATGTTCCCGTGTTCCCGCCGCGCCTGGAAACGGAGCTGCGGCAGCCACAACCCTCTTGTGGCCGTAGCAAAACCCTGCTCCAAGCTCCAGCTACCCAGCGCAACGGCTACAAAGAACCTGGCTGGCTGAAGACCTACTAGGGCCTGGGGTGAGGGGAGCAGAAAAGAGAGGTTCAAATGACCCGTCCAGCAACTACCCCAGAGCGCATTCCAACCACTTCTCGGGAAAGCTCATCCCATCCCTTCCGTGCATACAAAGGCGCCAATCCGGCACGCCCGCATCCCTCCCACAGGGTAGATACCGGCTACTACCGCTTTTGCGCCTAGCGCTCAGTACCCTGCCTCAGCTCCGTACAATCGCCACCGGCGGAGATCCTCATCTAGCAACCGTTAAGAGGCGGGATGCGAGGAATCCGGGAAAGGTTACGCGCTCAGAGACTCGGGTGAAGCAGAGGACCTGAGCTACAACACACTGAACATTAGAAAAGGAATGCTGACCATAGGCTTATGAAGCCAAGGCTCCTGGAAGGGGCACCTTTATTCGCTCTGCGGGGCAGAGGATCCCTCTCTAAATCAGGTTTTCCGTCGTGCCCAAGGTGGGTTCCGGCGCGACACTGGACACTAGGCTCAAATTTGCAGGCCAGGGTTTGGAGAGAGGGGTTCCGCACCACGAGGCGCACAACCCCTACCCTCGCCCTATGCGCTATTCAAAGTTGCAGTTCCCCTCCATTTTACACTGAAATTCAAAAGCCGGCACGGCGGAATCTTCTGGAAAGGGGCTAAGATGGAACTCAGGAGGCGGGGGTCGGTGTGGAAAGAGCAGAtggattattttttcctctcctggcGAATGAGGagcgcccccaccccccagccaccCCTCCTCACGGACCACCCCCCCCCAAGCGCACATGCGCACTTGGGTGGCGGGCGGATACTTAAGGCGCGGCCACCGCGGCTGCGGCAGTGCGCCCAACAGCGGACTCCAAGAGACCAGCGGACCTCGGCACACCGGCGGCCTCTGGCAGCGCTCGCACTCAACCACCCACCTACCACTCGCGGAACCATGGCGGCAGTGGCGGCGGCCTCCGCTGAACTGCTCATCATCGGCTGGTACATTTTCCGCGTGCTACTGCAGGTAAGTGTGCCTGGGCTCCGGGTGGGAGCGGGGTCCCAATGCATGCCCCTTGAGCCGGCAAGTCCGCGTCGCAGTTGCCGCTTCCCGGACCCTTCCTGTCCCGATTGCCGCATCCCTGCCTGCCCGAGTGCCGCGGCCGGCACCGCGCGCCTCTGCCCGTCCCCTGCGCCCTCCTCCTCGCGCAGACCCTTCCCagtgcgcccgcgcccggccggGAACAAAGAGTTGGGGCGCGGCAGGCACCAGCCGCGAACAATCATCGAGACTCTTAGCGACCAACGCGGTAAGAAAAACCCGCTACACTCAGACTCGATCCTAGGAGGGGGGCGGGGCACTTCTGTTTTGCGAAAAGAGACTTTACATCTTGCATAGCGAAAATTTTCCGCCTTAGAAAACTGCGCATTGCGGGGAAATTTTCCTAAAACACACAAATTTGGGGGGACGACgaaaaataagttagaaaaagggacttctgagaaaaaataaaaaacactttgcaaaaaaagaaaccccacaactAATTAGACAAAAAGTAATTCGCGGGAAAAAATGAATTAGAGCAAATGCGCattgcaggaaaaataaaacagacaaaagcacttggcagaaaaaaatgcattagaTAAAAAGCGCATTgcagaaaaaaattagacaaagGAGCTAAGAGATAAATGAATCGGATAAAAGCGCTTTGAAGAAAACAATTAGAGGAAAAGGCTCTTTGcaggaaaaatggaagagaaaaaagcacTTCCAAAAAAGGACAATtcgctttatttaaaaaaaatcaaatagaggCAAAGCGCTTcgtgtaaaaagaaataaaacagaagaaagcgCTGTGTCCACAAAATCGTTTACCCTAAAAGCACCCCTTGCAGGAAGAATTCTCTTAAAGGAATCCTTTGCCAAAGGAATTGCATATTTCCTTCAAGGTGTTCCTGGAATGCTGCATTTACTGGGTAGGATTCGCTTTTCGAAATCCTCCAGGGACACAGCCCATTGCGAGAAGTGAGGTATACCTAAGTTGTGGGTCCAATCAGCTTGCAGCCATGCAGCCTTCAGCACAGTTGGAAAAGCTCCAGCTGCCCTGACTCGTGGACAAGCTGCGCCCGCGCCGGCCTCTCCTGGTCGGACAGGCgggcggggcagggggtggggcgggggcgggcacCGCAGCGCTGCAGACACGCTGCGGGGGCTCGCCTCTAAGGGCAGGTCCTGGGTCTCTCACCGCAGGTGTTCAGGTACTCTCTGCAGAAGCTGGCATACACCGTGTCGAGGACCGGGCGGCAGGTGCTGGGAGAGCGCCGGCAGCGAGCCCCCAACtgaggccccagcccccagccctgggcgGCCGTGTCACCAGGTGCTCCTGTGCATCTCGACCAGCATGGGAGCCAGTGCCGCGCAGGAACGGGGGGTCCCCTGTGCTCCCTCGCCATAGGAGCACTTGCCAAGGTCAGTGAGGGGCCGGTAGGCCCCCGGAGAAGCAGCACCGACAATGATGACAATACCAGAACCTTTCCAAACTCCTCTGCACCCGTCCCACTGCCAGGCGGggtagagggaggaggggggtttgggggagcaGACCCCTGAGATCTGGGCATAGGCAGTGCATTCTTATCTGGACCAAGTCGGGACAGCAACATCCCAGCCCGGAAACCACGGCCACGCCAGCAGGCCCCACACCACAGAGATCCAGACAACCACACCAGCCAGCAGAATGGACACTCCAGCGCCACCAGCCGAAGCCCTGAATCTCAGTGCAGCAGACAAGGCGCCAACTGCGTGCCAGTGTGGCGGGACTGGAGGGCGAGGGTGAGGGAGGAGGCGGGTGAAGAAACAGAGTGGGCCCTCTCACTGTCCCTTGCCTACAGCACGTGCATTCCAGCCTTGCTGCCTTTGCTCCCTCAATTCCCCCTCCCTCTCACTGCCTCCCAAGCCCACCCCACCCAAAAGAAATGGATCACTCAATTTGGACCTATACAACCAGTAAACAAACCCCATCTTTACTAAAACACCTTCTCcgagcccccagcccctcactgATCTTGCTTTTCCCTGGTCTCACGCAATTGTGGTCAATATTGTGGTAATCGCTAATTGTACTGATTGTATAAGTGTGCATTAGTTGTGTCTCCCCagctagattgtaagctcctggaggacagggaccacctctacaaaaaataaaaaaccagtaCCTCCCCTGTCTCGCACAGTGTCCCAGGACCCTGCGGGGCAGTGGAGGCGCACCAAAAAGTTGTCTCTTGTGATTTCTCTTGCGGCTTCGACACATACTTCTGAGACTGGGCTGACGTGCCCGTTGTGGAGTGGGCACAACACTAGCGAGAGGAGGGGAgacaataaaataggaataaactgGGACCCTCACAAACCCACTTCCATCTCAACACTGTCCTGAGATAAAGGACCACTTCTCCCTCCTCAAAGAGAAAGGCTCACAGCTTCACTTGTGCTCTGGGAAGAAGGGACCACTTTCCCCCCAAGAGGGAGTGGGTGCCTTCACTAGTACTGGGATAAGGAGCCTTGGCAGGTAATCACTGGAAAAGGTGGGAGTAGCCCTCAAAATGGGATACTAGGGACCCAGGGGCTGATCAGGACTTCCGAACACAGTCTTATCTCTATCCAGGAGCCCCCAGGAAATGAGCACTGGGCAGGGTGGGCACTGCCTTGGACAATGAGTACGGGATAAGAGGTGTGTGGTGCCTCCCCACCCCGGCTCATACCTCCAGGCCCTACAACCTCTACCATGAGGCCTACAAAGGCATCCTGCCTGGCCTTGCTACTCTCCAGGgtctcctcccccaccctcaggAACCTGTGTCCAGCTCACTCTCCCCAGGATCAGATTCTCTGCTCTTCTCAGCATTAGCCTCCATATTCTTAGGGGTGCTTACCAGGTCCCTGACCCTGGGCTCTCCCCTGCCATATCAGGGTGGGCGGGTGGGCTGGCTGCTCGGCTCCCgacttctctcccctctcccactcctcAGTGAGTCAGGGCTCCTTTTACGTGGAGTCAGCTGACTGCCTCACCAAATGGCTCTGCCGCCTGTTTAGCCTTGTCTCTGGCTTTATGTGTCCCTGTCACTACACACCTGTTCCTGGGTCAACACCAACGGGAGCTGGAGGGCCATAAatctctctttctgccacttcctcAAATCCCTTAGTCACGGCTGTCACAAACAGTTCCGGAGCACAAAGCACCTTGCCCCTTGAGCCTGATGATGTTTCCCTCCCCTAAGCAAGCCCCTTACATTTCTTAGCCCAACCACCAGCACCCCTAGAGGCACCTATAACTTCAGTTTAGCAGAGAATCATGGGGATGGAGGGTGCAGACCTCAGTTCCGGTATTGGCTATGGCATCAaacagcccagggaacctggccAGGTCACCTCCTACCCATCACTTTCAGTTCCCCTCTGTAAAAGGGCTGCTAAGATCCAGTAAACCCCAACATACTAGAAATATTCTGCCATCAAAATGGCAATCAGGACTCACTGGGACTGGGGTGGGGATGTGCAATCCAAGACTCCATCTTCCTTGGGCTGGGTCCCCCCAGCTCCTATCATAGCCTGAAGGTAAGgcagccctcctcctgccccaggctAACTCATCAGCAGGCAATGCCCACACCTGCCTTCTGAAGCCCCTATCTTGGCAGGCCTCAAGACTGGGAGTATCTGTGGTTTTCTATACTAAACCCACAGAACCACGAACATATTTCGACGTGTTCTCAATGaaggctgcccctccccctcagAGCCTTCGAAGGGTGTGCCCACAGCCCCACCACCCCAGATGCTCTAACCTCAACCCAGTTACAAGGCAGCTGGGTTCAGGGAGACAAGCCAAAGCAGCATGAAAGGGTCTGGCTACTCTGGACACAGTAGGCCCCTCTTAGCCTTTTGTGCCCCCTTTAAAAGGCAGGCGGCTCCTGGCAGCCCCAGGTCTTTCCAAAAGATCTTGGCAAAGCCCATCTGTGGGgtttcctccatccatccatcagcaGGGCTCTGAGCACGGCACGGTGATGACGGACTTCCAGGCAAGGGCTGTGCTGGTGGCCTGCACCTGCTTGGGTGGGCGTGAATGAGCAATGTCCACTCCTCCCTTTCGTCCCCATGTTCTGGCAGCAAACACAACCCACAACAGAATACAGAAGGAATGTGTTCACTTTCTATTCCTGTGTGATGCCTAAAAGTCCAGTCCAAACACATCTTGGTTATAAAATTTTTTCCAGAAGCAATACCATCAAAACATTTTATTCTGGGAGGAACTGAAAATGGCGAGTTTTATTGCAAAGACCTTAGTCTACAGGGTGAAATGTCCACAGGCCTCCCCTTTCCCTAAACTGTCTTTACCACCCCCACAGAACTTTGCCCCCACAAGGCCAAGGATAGAACTGATGATTGTGAAGGGATGGGAATGGCTTTGTGGGATTCCAGCAACAGGTGACACCCTTGGGACTAATGCCCCATGAGGGATGTTAGTTTCCTAGCCTAATCAGTTGAAGTTAAGTCCCCAGGGGGTGTAGATACCATGACTTTCAGAGGTGTGGGGTGCTATGTGACACTGTTACCTCTATCTGTGGAGTATTTGGAttgtgattgaaggaaggggcaGAAGGACAAGTTTCTTGAGCTTCAGCTGCAGGACAGCAACAGCCTATTACACATGGTTTGGAAGAGACTTGGTTTGCTGTGAGCCATTTGCTAGATATCTATTTTCAAGCTTGTATCTATTCAGGAGCTGGCACCCTAAAGTGAGACTCTGAATTTGCAGTTAGTTTTACCCCCAGAGATTTAAACgtctgcacacagacacacaaaacatTAGTCTAACAGTCTCATTTTCCCTGGTGACCTCTGACTTCCTCTATATGCCCCAGAGACATGTCACCATCTTTTCTGGGAATGATCCTGttcacctcccccctccccttccctgctcctccccGTTTCCCTCCCACAGGGCCCATATCCCAGCAGGATCCAGATTCCTGAGCATTCGTaaaacaggaagtcagagaggcaGGCAACACATGGTCCTTGGTATATCACACAGTGACAGGCTTGAAATGGAATGCATATGTTTCAAAGATAAgagatcaacaacaaaaaaagacagccAAACCCAGACTTCCAGATTCCTCTTTCAAACAACATATTACAGATAAAAGGTTAAACTGTTTTGGCAACAATTCTAACAAGACCAATTTAAGAGATGGAATTGATCTGGTGACTGGAAACTGACCAGGGCTCGGATTCTTTTAACAGATTTGCTTGACATTAATTAGTCtctgatttaaaacaaacaaacaagatcTAACACCTGGCATTAGCACTTAAGCTTggaacgttttttttttttggtcctggCTTTGGTGTTGCCGTCCAGAAGGCTGAGAGGATGGTTGAACCATGTCAGGCAGGGCAAACAGAAGCTGTCCCCAACACACCAGTTCCCTGAAAGGGATAAAACACAATCCAGACCTATAAACAGAAAGACCATTTCTTTCCTAGGACAGACCCCAGTCTGTCCCAACATTTAGCGTTGAAAAGGGACACGGAGGCctggaaggaaattaaagaaggtttggaaggagggagggaaaagcaaCTGTCTCCCATCCCCCATACTTCTTTCCAGGCCATTAGTGTGCCAGGCATTCCGTTCCTTCAGCTGCCCTTGAGGGCCACTCCCCATGTATACTGGAGGAAAGGCAATGGGTATC from Equus asinus isolate D_3611 breed Donkey chromosome 15, EquAss-T2T_v2, whole genome shotgun sequence includes these protein-coding regions:
- the BLCAP gene encoding apoptosis inducing factor BLCAP, with product MYCLQWLLPVLLIPKPLNPALWFSHSMFMGFYLLSFLLERKPCTICALVFLAALFLICYSCWGNCFLYHCSDSPLPESAHDPGVVGT
- the NNAT gene encoding neuronatin isoform X3 — encoded protein: MAAVAAASAELLIIGWYIFRVLLQVFLECCIYWVGFAFRNPPGTQPIARSVQVLSAEAGIHRVEDRAAGAGRAPAASPQLRPQPPALGGRVTRCSCASRPAWEPVPRRNGGSPVLPRHRSTCQGQ
- the NNAT gene encoding neuronatin isoform X1, with amino-acid sequence MAAVAAASAELLIIGWYIFRVLLQVFLECCIYWVGFAFRNPPGTQPIARSEVFRYSLQKLAYTVSRTGRQVLGERRQRAPN
- the NNAT gene encoding neuronatin isoform X2, which gives rise to MAAVAAASAELLIIGWYIFRVLLQVFRYSLQKLAYTVSRTGRQVLGERRQRAPN